Proteins encoded within one genomic window of Deltaproteobacteria bacterium:
- the coaBC gene encoding bifunctional phosphopantothenoylcysteine decarboxylase/phosphopantothenate--cysteine ligase CoaBC: MIEKKNIVIGVTGGVAIYKALEVISVLKKRDAHIRVAQTKDSTKFIPPLLFECLTNSPVFSDIFKSDFISSSPVPTSTAHINWAGWADALVVMPATANIIAKIAHGIADDPVSLLALATKAKKLCVPAMHSVMYENSATQENIRKLTERGWKILEPVKGKLACGSYGKGHITEENIIVDAIEDLFCEKIFSGWKIIITAGPTREYIDPVRFISNPSSGMMGFSLANIAAKMGGDVTLISGCSHLSPPYNIKNFIEVEDTEQMKDEVIKELKGKKTLLLMAAAVSNFKPKERFPQKIKKKEKMILELVQTEDILKTVHEIVETKKLPVKIVGFAAETENVEQNTMQKIEEKGLWACVANDVSRKDIGFSSPYNEMDIIFKDGRKIHIKKDIKEKAAYNILKEIKDAIKD; encoded by the coding sequence ATGATTGAGAAAAAAAATATCGTTATTGGGGTGACGGGTGGCGTCGCTATATACAAGGCGTTGGAGGTCATAAGTGTGCTGAAGAAAAGGGATGCTCATATAAGAGTGGCGCAAACAAAAGATTCTACCAAGTTTATTCCTCCTCTCTTATTTGAGTGTTTGACCAATTCACCTGTATTCAGCGATATATTCAAGAGTGATTTTATTTCTTCCTCTCCTGTTCCAACCAGTACTGCTCATATAAACTGGGCAGGCTGGGCAGATGCATTGGTTGTTATGCCTGCCACTGCCAATATCATTGCCAAGATTGCTCATGGAATAGCAGATGACCCTGTATCGCTTTTGGCTTTAGCTACAAAAGCAAAAAAGCTCTGTGTGCCAGCCATGCATAGTGTTATGTATGAAAATTCTGCAACTCAAGAAAATATAAGAAAATTGACTGAAAGAGGTTGGAAGATTTTGGAGCCTGTAAAAGGAAAACTCGCCTGCGGTAGTTATGGCAAGGGACATATAACAGAAGAAAATATCATTGTAGATGCGATAGAGGATCTGTTTTGTGAAAAAATTTTTTCAGGATGGAAGATAATAATTACCGCTGGTCCTACCAGAGAATATATAGATCCAGTAAGGTTTATCTCCAATCCATCTTCAGGGATGATGGGTTTTTCTCTTGCCAATATAGCGGCAAAGATGGGAGGAGATGTCACCCTTATTTCAGGATGCAGTCACCTTTCTCCACCTTATAATATAAAGAATTTTATTGAGGTAGAAGATACAGAACAGATGAAAGATGAGGTGATAAAAGAACTGAAAGGTAAAAAGACACTTCTTCTTATGGCCGCTGCTGTTTCCAATTTTAAGCCTAAGGAAAGATTTCCTCAAAAGATAAAGAAGAAGGAAAAGATGATACTGGAGCTTGTGCAGACGGAAGATATATTAAAGACTGTACATGAAATTGTGGAGACGAAGAAACTGCCCGTAAAAATTGTGGGTTTTGCTGCGGAGACAGAAAATGTAGAACAAAATACCATGCAAAAGATTGAGGAGAAAGGATTATGGGCTTGTGTGGCGAATGATGTTTCCAGAAAGGATATTGGTTTTTCTTCACCTTACAATGAGATGGATATAATATTTAAAGATGGGAGAAAAATACATATTAAAAAGGATATAAAAGAGAAGGCAGCTTACAATATTTTAAAAGAGATAAAAGATGCAATTAAAGATTAA
- a CDS encoding SgcJ/EcaC family oxidoreductase, with protein sequence MKKTDDLLMGQKGIVQQFTEEQQSVLEAMDKWVEAVTTTNPGTVANLYAKEAVFWGTVSPFLRTTPKGVKDYFEHFMRLEHLNAIYYNPMVRVYGDIAINSGYYTFFHEIDGKMMNISARYTFVYRKNQNGKWMIIDHHSSAVPQNK encoded by the coding sequence ATGAAAAAAACCGATGACCTTTTGATGGGTCAAAAGGGTATTGTGCAGCAATTCACTGAAGAACAACAATCGGTGCTGGAGGCAATGGACAAATGGGTTGAGGCTGTCACCACCACTAATCCAGGTACTGTGGCGAACTTGTACGCTAAAGAAGCTGTTTTTTGGGGCACTGTATCACCTTTCTTGCGGACAACTCCTAAAGGAGTAAAAGATTATTTTGAGCATTTTATGCGATTGGAACATCTAAATGCAATCTACTACAATCCGATGGTGAGAGTGTATGGTGATATAGCCATAAATTCTGGTTATTACACATTTTTTCACGAGATAGATGGTAAAATGATGAATATATCAGCTCGATATACTTTTGTTTATCGGAAGAACCAGAATGGTAAGTGGATGATTATTGATCATCATTCTTCTGCTGTTCCTCAGAATAAATAG
- the kdsB gene encoding 3-deoxy-manno-octulosonate cytidylyltransferase — translation MKILIAIPARYASSRFPGKVLSPILDKSMIQWVWEGSMQSKMKDEVLILTDSEKIKQVVFSFGGEARLVRGDFNNGTERIGAFIEDKDYDIVVNVQGDEPLIEGKIIDELLSVFISRIKDASIATLAEPASLEEAKSPHVVKVVKDKSGKALYFSRSLIPYPGKDGLFLKHIGIYAYTKEAVLSLSRLPPSSLEKTEKLEQLRALENGYDIMVWETKTHLIGVDVLEDVKQVERILGRRDYV, via the coding sequence ATGAAGATATTGATTGCTATTCCGGCGCGCTATGCCAGTAGTCGCTTTCCGGGGAAAGTGCTTTCCCCCATTTTGGACAAGTCTATGATACAATGGGTATGGGAAGGAAGCATGCAATCAAAGATGAAAGATGAGGTTCTCATACTAACAGATAGTGAAAAGATAAAACAGGTAGTTTTTTCCTTTGGAGGAGAGGCAAGATTAGTAAGGGGTGATTTTAACAATGGCACAGAAAGAATAGGCGCTTTTATAGAAGATAAGGACTATGATATAGTTGTAAATGTTCAGGGAGATGAACCGCTTATAGAAGGAAAAATTATCGACGAACTTCTTTCAGTATTTATTTCCCGCATAAAAGACGCATCCATTGCTACATTAGCTGAGCCTGCCTCCTTAGAGGAGGCAAAAAGTCCTCATGTGGTAAAGGTGGTAAAAGACAAAAGTGGAAAGGCACTGTATTTTTCCCGTTCGCTTATCCCATATCCGGGAAAAGATGGTTTGTTCTTAAAACATATTGGCATATATGCATATACCAAAGAAGCAGTTCTTTCCTTAAGTCGCCTTCCACCGTCTTCATTGGAAAAAACTGAAAAATTAGAGCAGTTGCGAGCATTAGAAAATGGATATGATATTATGGTTTGGGAAACAAAAACCCATCTAATTGGAGTTGATGTATTAGAGGATGTAAAACAGGTGGAGAGGATTCTTGGTAGGAGGGATTATGTATGA
- a CDS encoding N-acetyltransferase, whose amino-acid sequence MILRKAHLEDSLQIKEIIDTFAEEKKVLARSQDDIEERIREFVVAEEKEIVGVSALRVYSHRLAEVRSLCVKKEYRGKSIGEKLVLFDIEEAKNLGINKVFALTMEVSFFLHLGFKKIEKGELPDKKIWKDCIHCPFFPNCPEEAVIYCIDGKPF is encoded by the coding sequence ATGATATTGAGAAAGGCACATCTTGAAGATAGCCTGCAGATAAAAGAAATCATTGATACATTTGCCGAGGAAAAAAAGGTGCTTGCACGCTCACAGGATGACATAGAGGAGAGGATCAGGGAATTTGTAGTGGCGGAGGAGAAAGAGATTGTCGGCGTAAGTGCATTGCGTGTATATTCTCACAGGCTGGCAGAGGTAAGAAGTCTTTGTGTAAAGAAGGAATATCGCGGAAAATCCATTGGCGAAAAGCTCGTTTTATTTGACATAGAAGAGGCAAAGAATTTAGGTATAAATAAGGTATTTGCTTTGACGATGGAGGTTTCATTTTTCCTTCATTTGGGTTTTAAAAAAATAGAAAAAGGCGAATTACCGGATAAAAAGATATGGAAAGATTGTATCCACTGCCCATTTTTCCCCAACTGCCCGGAAGAGGCGGTGATATATTGTATTGATGGGAAACCATTTTAG
- the hisD gene encoding histidinol dehydrogenase: protein MQLKIKKREDIRDLLNISSQREDESIRESVRKIISEIKQRKDEALFYYTEKFDNFTANKKNIKVTEEDFSRGQTIGEDVKEALKVAYKRIENFCKDQLQKSWFSTEEGMILGENITPVERAGIYAPGGKATYPSTVLMTAIPAIVAGVKEIALATPAYNGEISPYILFAASLCNITEIYKIGGAQAIAAFAYGTESVKKVDLIAGPGNVYVNYAKKEVFGDVGIDALAGPSEVLVIVDETTPAQYAARDIVAQLEHDEDAKAFIVSLDEKKLREIEDIAQKFIQKEERRDILEKSCKNALFIHTNEENLKSVINTIACEHVEIMTEEPFSIYPQIENAGAIFIGNWSPAVLGDYIAGPNHTLPTQTCARFLSPLSPQTFMKKSSVIYFTKQAFEEKAPFAVKIAEIEKLFAHKNALQERLDDIEKGTS, encoded by the coding sequence ATGCAATTAAAGATTAAGAAGAGAGAAGACATAAGAGATTTATTAAATATCTCTTCTCAAAGAGAAGATGAAAGTATAAGAGAATCTGTGAGAAAGATTATCAGTGAAATAAAACAAAGAAAGGATGAAGCATTATTTTATTATACAGAAAAATTTGATAATTTTACGGCAAACAAAAAAAACATAAAAGTTACTGAAGAGGATTTTTCTCGGGGGCAGACAATAGGAGAAGATGTAAAAGAAGCGTTGAAAGTTGCCTATAAAAGAATAGAGAACTTCTGCAAAGACCAGCTGCAAAAATCATGGTTTTCTACAGAAGAAGGAATGATTTTAGGAGAAAATATAACTCCTGTAGAAAGGGCAGGGATATATGCACCAGGAGGAAAGGCTACATATCCATCTACAGTTTTGATGACCGCCATTCCTGCAATTGTGGCAGGAGTAAAAGAGATTGCTCTGGCCACGCCAGCCTATAATGGGGAAATCAGTCCTTATATTTTGTTTGCAGCATCTTTGTGTAATATAACGGAAATCTACAAGATAGGCGGGGCTCAGGCTATTGCCGCTTTTGCCTATGGAACAGAAAGTGTTAAAAAAGTAGATTTAATTGCAGGTCCCGGTAATGTGTATGTAAACTACGCCAAGAAAGAGGTCTTTGGCGATGTAGGCATAGATGCCTTAGCCGGTCCTTCAGAGGTGCTCGTTATAGTAGATGAAACTACACCTGCTCAATATGCAGCTCGAGATATTGTTGCCCAATTGGAACATGACGAAGATGCAAAGGCTTTTATTGTTAGTTTGGATGAAAAAAAACTAAGAGAGATAGAAGATATTGCTCAAAAATTTATACAAAAAGAGGAAAGAAGGGATATTTTAGAAAAATCTTGTAAGAATGCATTATTTATCCATACCAATGAAGAAAATCTCAAATCTGTGATAAATACCATCGCCTGTGAACATGTGGAGATTATGACCGAGGAGCCCTTTTCAATCTATCCCCAGATAGAAAATGCCGGTGCAATATTCATAGGCAACTGGTCGCCTGCGGTTTTGGGCGATTACATCGCAGGACCAAATCACACCTTGCCCACACAAACCTGCGCTCGTTTTTTATCTCCTTTATCTCCGCAAACATTTATGAAAAAGAGTAGCGTCATTTACTTTACGAAACAGGCATTTGAGGAAAAAGCACCTTTTGCTGTAAAGATTGCAGAGATAGAAAAGTTGTTTGCCCACAAGAATGCATTGCAGGAAAGATTGGATGATATTGAGAAAGGCACATCTTGA
- a CDS encoding aldehyde dehydrogenase family protein produces MYDYGLFIGGKWIERERKIEVRNPYNDELVGYVTQAEEDDVDKAVDAAEEAFKTCNFPAYRRANILSKTADLMEEDLQGIARLITLESGKAIKYSIGEVKRGIETLRFAAVEALKLHGETIPMDASQSGENHIGFYMRMPIGIIAAITPWNFPLNLVLHKVAPAIAAGNSVILKPATATPLTAARLAEMMKKAGLPDGMFNVIYGSGSTIGKKLIKNEKLAMLTFTGSLQVGSYLKEETKAKRLTLELGSNSALIVDRSANIEKVIPKCIVGSFANAGQVCISIQRIYVHEDIFDEFLGSFKQAVSKVKVGNPIDEDTEYGPLIDDAACIRIEEWINEAVQEGAKIEAGGKFIGKRLLNPTVITNTKPEMRVICEELFAPVVCVIPFSHFDEAIDMANNSIYGLNAGVYTNDLQNAWRAALKLEAGGIIINDYPTFRVDQMPYGGVKSSGVGREGLSFATEEMTEIKFITFNLG; encoded by the coding sequence ATGTATGATTACGGATTGTTCATTGGAGGCAAGTGGATAGAGAGAGAAAGAAAGATAGAGGTAAGAAATCCTTACAATGATGAATTGGTAGGATATGTAACTCAAGCAGAAGAAGATGATGTGGATAAAGCGGTAGATGCGGCAGAGGAAGCATTCAAAACCTGTAATTTTCCTGCATACAGAAGGGCAAATATTCTTTCTAAAACGGCGGATCTAATGGAAGAAGACCTGCAGGGGATTGCCCGTCTCATTACATTAGAGTCGGGAAAAGCCATTAAGTATTCCATTGGTGAGGTGAAAAGGGGCATAGAGACTCTTCGTTTTGCTGCGGTTGAGGCATTGAAGTTGCATGGAGAAACAATACCCATGGATGCTTCTCAGAGTGGAGAGAACCATATTGGATTTTATATGCGTATGCCTATTGGTATAATAGCAGCTATCACCCCCTGGAATTTTCCATTAAATCTTGTTCTTCACAAGGTTGCACCGGCTATTGCTGCTGGAAATAGTGTGATTTTAAAACCAGCTACTGCAACACCGCTCACAGCAGCAAGGTTGGCAGAAATGATGAAAAAAGCAGGTCTGCCTGATGGTATGTTTAATGTGATATATGGTTCGGGTTCAACCATAGGAAAAAAACTTATAAAAAATGAAAAGTTAGCCATGCTCACCTTTACCGGCAGCCTGCAGGTAGGTTCTTATTTAAAAGAAGAGACAAAGGCAAAGAGACTCACGCTTGAGCTGGGTTCTAACTCGGCATTAATTGTGGACAGGTCTGCAAATATAGAAAAGGTTATCCCCAAATGTATAGTTGGTTCTTTTGCCAACGCAGGCCAAGTATGTATATCTATTCAGAGAATATATGTGCATGAAGATATTTTTGATGAGTTCTTGGGCAGCTTTAAACAAGCGGTATCTAAGGTAAAGGTGGGTAATCCTATAGATGAAGATACGGAATACGGACCTTTGATTGATGACGCAGCTTGTATAAGAATAGAAGAATGGATAAATGAGGCGGTGCAAGAAGGAGCAAAAATAGAGGCGGGTGGAAAATTCATAGGCAAAAGACTTCTTAATCCCACTGTTATCACTAACACCAAACCCGAGATGAGAGTTATCTGTGAAGAATTGTTTGCTCCTGTGGTATGTGTCATACCATTTTCTCATTTTGATGAGGCAATAGATATGGCAAATAACTCTATCTATGGATTGAATGCTGGTGTATATACAAATGATTTGCAGAATGCCTGGAGGGCAGCCTTAAAATTAGAAGCAGGTGGAATTATCATCAACGATTATCCTACATTCCGTGTGGATCAGATGCCTTATGGTGGTGTGAAATCCTCGGGTGTGGGCAGAGAAGGTTTGTCTTTTGCCACTGAAGAGATGACGGAGATTAAATTTATTACATTTAATTTAGGATGA